From Arachis stenosperma cultivar V10309 chromosome 2, arast.V10309.gnm1.PFL2, whole genome shotgun sequence, one genomic window encodes:
- the LOC130961385 gene encoding magnesium-chelatase subunit ChlH, chloroplastic, with product MASLVSSPFTLPSSKTDQLSSISQRHLFLHSFLPKKANCHGNSSRSSLRVKCAAIGNGLFTQTTPEVRRIVPDKNNNNQNLPTVKIVYVVLEAQYQSSLSAAVRALNSTNKDASFEVVGYLVEELRDEATYKTFCKDLEDANVFIGSLIFVEELALKVKAAVEKERERLDAVLVFPSMPEVMRLNKLGSFSMSQLGQSKSPFFQLFKKKKTSSAGFADSMLKLVRTLPKVLKYLPSDKAQDARLYILSLQFWLGGSPDNLQNFLKMISGSYVPALKGTKMEYSEPVLYLDTGIWHPLAPCMYDDVKEYLNWYGTRRDADEKLRSPNAPVIGLILQRSHIVTGDDGHYVAVIMELEARGAKVIPIFAGGLDFSGPVERFLIDPISKKPFVNSVVSLTGFALVGGPARQDHPRAVEALSKLDVPYIVALPLVFQTTEEWLNSTLGLHPIQVALQVALPELDGGMEPIVFAGRDPKTGKSHALHKRVEQLCTRAIKWAELKRKSKEEKRLAITVFSFPPDKGNVGTAAYLNVFASIFSVLKDLKYDGYNVEGLPETPEALIEEVIHDKEAQFSSPNLNIAYKMSVREYQKLTPYATALEENWGKPPGNLNADGENLLVYGKQYGNVFIGVQPTFGYEGDPMRLLFSKSASPHHGFAAYYSFVEKIFKADAVLHFGTHGSLEFMPGKQVGMSDVCYPDSLIGNIPNVYYYAANNPSEATIAKRRSYANTISYLTPPAENAGLYKGLKQLSELISSYQSLKDTGRGPQIVSSIISTAKQCNLDKDVALPDEGEELPAKERDLVVGKVYSKIMEIESRLLPCGLHVIGEPPSALEAVATLVNIAALDRPEDGISSLPSILAETVGRNIEEVYRGSDKGILKDVELLRQITEASRGAITSFVEKTTNKKGQVVDVSNKLTSILGFGINEPWIQYLSNTKFYRADREKLRTLFEFLGDCLKLVVADNELGSLKQALEGKYVEPGPGGDPIRNPKVLPTGKNIHALDPQAIPTTAAMQSAKIVVDRLIERQKVDNGGKYPETIALVLWGTDNIKTYGESLAQVLWMIGVRPVADTFGRVNRVESVSLEELGRPRIDVVVNCSGVFRDLFINQMNLLDRAVKMVAELDEPAEQNFVRKHALEQAQSLGIDVREAATRIFSNASGSYSSNINLAVENSSWNDEKQLQDMYLSRKSFAFDCDAPGAGMMEKRKVFEMALSTADATFQNLDSSEISLTDVSHYFDSDPTNLVQNLRKDGKKPSAYIADTTTANAQVRTLAETVRLDARTKLLNPKWYEGMLSTGYEGVREIEKRLTNTVGWSATSGQVDNWVYEEANTTFIQDEEMLKKLMNTNPNSFRKLVQTFLEANGRGYWETSEDNIEKLRQLYSEVEDKIEGIDR from the exons ATGGCTTCTTTAGTATCTTCACCATTCACACTACCGAGTTCTAAAACCGACCAACTCTCTTCTATTTCACAGAGACATCTCTTCCTTCATTCTTTCCTTCCAAAGAAGGCAAACTGCCAtggaaactcatcaagatcTTCCCTCAGAGTGAAATGTGCTGCAATTGGCAATGGCCTCTTCACACAAACCACACCAGAAGTTCGTAGAATAGTTCCagacaagaacaacaacaaccagAACCTTCCAACGGTTAAGATTGTATATGTGGTTCTTGAAGCTCAGTACCAATCATCTTTGTCTGCTGCAGTTAGAGCTCTCAACAGCACCAATAAAGATGCTTCCTTTGAGGTTGTTGGTTACTTGGTCGAGGAGCTTCGCGACGAAGCCACTTACAAGACATTCTGCAAGGATTTGGAGGACGCCAATGTCTTCATTGGCTCATTGATCTTTGTGGAGGAACTTGCCCTCAAG GTTAAGGCTGCTGTGGAGAAAGAAAGGGAGAGGCTTGATGCAGTTCTTGTGTTCCCATCAATGCCTGAGGTGATGAGGCTCAACAAATTAGGCTCGTTCAGCATGTCACAGCTTGGACAATCCAAGAGCCCCTTTTTTCAgctcttcaagaagaagaagacctCTTCTGCAGGTTTCGCCGACAGCATGTTGAAGCTTGTGAGGACACTGCCAAAGGTTTTGAAGTACTTGCCAAGTGATAAGGCTCAAGATGCTAGGCTCTATATCCTGAGCCTGCAGTTTTGGCTTGGCGGTTCGCCTGATAACTTGCAGAATTTCTTGAAGATGATTTCGGGGTCTTATGTTCCGGCCTTGAAAGGGACAAAGATGGAGTATTCGGAGCCAGTTTTGTACTTGGACACCGGAATTTGGCATCCTTTAGCACCTTGTATGTATGATGATGTTAAGGAGTATTTGAATTGGTATGGAACAAGAAGGGATGCTGATGAGAAGCTTAGGAGTCCGAATGCGCCGGTAATTGGTTTGATTTTGCAGAGGAGCCATATTGTGACTGGAGATGATGGTCATTACGTGGCTGTGATCATGGAGCTGGAGGCCAGAGGGGCCAAGGTTATTCCAATTTTCGCTGGAGGACTTGACTTTTCGGGACCAGTGGAGAGGTTCTTGATTGATCCAATTAGTAAGAAACCGTTTGTGAATTCGGTTGTGTCCCTAACCGGCTTCGCCCTTGTTGGAGGCCCTGCCAGGCAAGACCATCCGAGAGCAGTTGAGGCGTTGAGCAAGCTAGATGTTCCTTATATTGTTGCATTGCCATTGGTGTTCCAGACAACAGAAGAGTGGCTGAACAGTACTTTGGGTTTGCACCCAATTCAGGTTGCTCTTCAAGTTGCCCTACCCGAGCTAGACGGTGGTATGGAGCCAATAGTTTTCGCTGGCCGAGATCCAAAAACTG GAAAATCTCACGCTCTTCACAAGAGAGTGGAGCAGCTCTGCACTAGGGCGATCAAGTGGGCTGAACtgaaaagaaaatcaaag GAAGAGAAGAGACTAGCAATTACTGTCTTTAGTTTCCCACCAGACAAAGGAAATGTAGGAACTGCTGCCTACCTGAATGTCTTTGCCTCCATATTCTCTGTTCTCAAAGATCTTAAGTATGATGGTTACAATGTTGAGGGACTTCCGGAGACTCCAGAAGCCTTGATCGAAGAAGTAATACATGACAAAGAAGCTCAATTCAGCAGCCCAAATCTGAACATTGCTTACAAAATGAGTGTCCGGGAATACCAAAAACTTACTCCCTACGCCACAGCACTAGAAGAAAACTGGGGAAAACCACCGGGGAATCTGAATGCGGATGGAGAGAACCTGTTGGTATATGGTAAACAATATGGTAATGTTTTCATAGGTGTTCAGCCCACCTTTGGTTATGAAGGCGATCCTATGCGGTTGCTTTTCTCTAAATCTGCTAGCCCACATCATGGATTTGCAGCCTATTACTCTTTCGTCGAGAAAATATTCAAAGCCGATGCTGTCCTTCACTTCGGGACACATGGTTCACTTGAATTCATGCCTGGAAAGCAGGTTGGGATGAGTGATGTATGTTACCCAGACAGTCTCATTGGCAATATTCCCAATGTCTATTACTATGCTGCAAACAATCCTTCTGAAGCCACCATAGCAAAACGTAGGAGTTATGCCAACACCATTAGCTATCTCACTCCTCCGGCAGAAAATGCAGGACTCTACAAAGGTCTGAAGCAACTAAGTGAACTCATTTCGTCGTACCAGTCCCTCAAGGACACTGGCCGTGGGCCACAAATTGTCAGTTCAATTATCAGCACAGCCAAACAATGCAATCTTGACAAGGATGTCGCCCTGCCGGACGAGGGCGAAGAGCTCCCAGCTAAAGAGAGAGACCTTGTAGTTGGAAAGGTGTATTCTAAGATCATGGAGATCGAGTCTCGCCTTTTGCCATGTGGGCTGCATGTCATTGGTGAGCCCCCATCAGCCTTGGAAGCAGTTGCTACTCTGGTGAATATTGCTGCTCTTGACCGTCCTGAAGATGGCATTTCTTCACTCCCATCTATATTAGCCGAGACTGTGGGAAGAAACATAGAGGAAGTTTATAGAGGGAGCGACAAAGGAATACTGAAGGACGTGGAGCTCCTTCGGCAAATAACCGAAGCGTCCCGTGGAGCAATTACTTCCTTTGTGGAGAAAACAACTAATAAGAAGGGTCAAGTAGTTGATGTATCAAATAAACTTACCTCAATCCTTGGGTTCGGCATAAATGAGCCGTGGATTCAGTACTTGTCAAACACCAAATTCTACCGTGCTGATAGGGAAAAACTCAGAACATTGTTTGAGTTTTTGGGAGACTGTCTGAAGTTGGTTGTGGCTGACAATGAATTGGGAAGTTTGAAACAAGCTTTGGAGGGTAAATACGTCGAGCCAGGACCCGGTGGTGATCCAATTAGAAATCCTAAAGTTCTGCCAACTGGAAAGAACATTCATGCGCTCGACCCACAAGCTATTCCTACGACTGCAGCAATGCAGAGTGCTAAAATAGTAGTGGACAGATTGATTGAGAGGCAGAAGGTTGATAATGGAGGGAAGTATCCTGAAACTATTGCACTTGTATTATGGGGAACAGACAATATCAAAACATATGGTGAATCCCTGGCTCAGGTCTTGTGGATGATTGGTGTGAGACCAGTGGCCGATACCTTCGGAAGGGTCAACCGTGTGGAATCTGTCAGTCTTGAAGAGCTTGGAAGGCCTAGGATTGATGTCGTCGTTAATTGCTCGGGAGTGTTCAGAGACCTTTTCATCAATCAG ATGAATCTTCTGGATAGAGCAGTGAAGATGGTCGCCGAGTTAGACGAACCAGCCGAGCAGAACTTTGTAAGGAAGCATGCATTGGAGCAAGCTCAATCCCTCGGGATTGATGTTCGGGAAGCTGCAACAAGGATCTTCTCCAACGCCTCAGGGTCATACTcttcaaacattaacctggctGTGGAGAACTCCTCATGGAATGATGAGAAGCAGCTTCAGGACATGTACCTTAGCCGAAAGTCTTTCGCATTCGACTGTGATGCTCCCGGTGCAGGCATGATGGAAAAGAGAAAAGTGTTCGAGATGGCTCTGAGCACAGCAGACGCCACATTCCAAAACCTTGACTCATCAGAAATCTCCCTCACTGATGTCAGCCATTACTTTGACTCGGACCCAACTAATTTGGTTCAAAATCTAAGGAAAGATGGGAAGAAGCCAAGTGCTTACATTGCTGACACCACCACAGCCAATGCGCAG GTGCGGACCCTTGCTGAGACGGTTCGACTTGACGCAAGAACCAAGCTGCTGAACCCCAAATGGTACGAAGGCATGCTGTCAACCGGGTATGAAGGTGTCCGTGAGATCGAGAAGAGGCTGACCAACACGGTCGGGTGGAGTGCAACTTCAGGCCAAGTTGACAACTGGGTATACGAAGAAGCCAACACAACATTCATTCAAGACGAGGAAATGCTGAAGAAGCTCATGAACACCAACCCCAACTCCTTCAGGAAGCTGGTGCAGACATTCTTGGAAGCCAATGGGCGCGGCTATTGGGAGACTTCAGAAGATAACATTGAGAAGCTGAGGCAGTTGTACTCTGAAGTTGAAGACAAGATTGAAGGCATTGATCGCTGA
- the LOC130963047 gene encoding uncharacterized protein LOC130963047, with product MAETRRDEDRTVEDRRGRNVILLEEVDISEGINACSNSLYGRLFASKTFSVGTMGNALKAIWGNPEGFSMSDKGDNYFQFFFNKEVDVLRVERGSPWLFKDYVLHVKRWKEDQNESFKTLEVGCKLGERLGTVLEVGKFQMRGRETRIVKAKINIEATKKVRDQLIIAGHNKKEVEVALRYERLGKFCTYCAKSGHEVKNCHDLLKDTESDRVKEDDIGEWVKASQVGIRINSKRERTFNNSAQNQNKATQRKKKPVLNCLLEEFVGMSMQKEEQSLKPQNARTRQHLSHLHQPILE from the exons ATGGCTGAGACAAGGAGGGATGAAGATCGGACAGTGGAAGACAGGCGAGGTAGGAATGTGATTCTGCTGGAAGAGGTCGACATATCAGAAGGTATTAACGCTTGCTCCAATAGTCTCTATGGCAGACTCTTTGCTTCCAAAACCTTCTCAGTTGGAACCATGGGAAATGCTTTAAAGGCTATATGGGGAAATCCAGAGGGATTTAGCATGAGTGACAAAGGGGACAATtacttccaatttttttttaataaagaggTGGATGTCTTACGTGTTGAACGTGGTTCTCCATGGCTATTCAAGGATTATGTGCTCCATGTCAAGAGATGGAAGGAAGATCAGAACG AATCGTTTAAAACCCTCGAAGTTGGATGTAAATTGGGAGAGAGGCTGGGAACAGTGTTGGAGGTAGGTAAATTTCAGATGAGAGGCAGAGAAACTAGGATTGTAAAGGCCAAGATCAATATTGAAGCTACCAAGAAAGTGAGGGATCAGTTAATTATTGCAGGACATAATAAAAAGGAGGTAGAGGTGGCATTGCGCTATGAGAGACTTGGAAAGTTCTGTACCTACTGCGCAAAATCGGGGCACGAGGTGAAAAACTGCCATGATCTACTGAAGGACACAGAGAGTGATAGGGTAAAAGAGGATGACATTGGAGAATGGGTTAAAGCCAGCCAAGTTGGAATACGAATTAACTCTAAAAGAGAAAGAACATTCAACAACTCAGCCCAGAATCAGAATAAGGCTACTCAACGTAAGAAAAAGCCGGTCTTAAACTGCTTATTAGAGGAATTTGTAGGgatgtcaatgcaaaaggagGAACAAAGTTTGAAACCACAAAACGCTAGAACAAGGCAGCACCTGAGTCACCTCCATCAGCCAATTCTAGAATAG